One Opitutia bacterium DNA segment encodes these proteins:
- a CDS encoding sigma-70 family RNA polymerase sigma factor codes for MPRDATPLAQALHAHRGAFKAFLAARVGSEAEAEDILQHGLAKAVQRAREIRDDEKAVAWFYQLLRHALVDHYRARGAARRRDEALGTLITALGDDVAPAAVVEKQLCTCLGGVVGTLKPLQAELLRRVDLDGEPVQDAARALKISANHASVTLHRARKELRARLEAFCGDCADGACLDCDCAD; via the coding sequence ATGCCGCGCGATGCCACGCCCCTTGCCCAAGCGCTCCACGCGCACCGCGGCGCCTTCAAGGCGTTCCTCGCTGCGCGCGTCGGGAGCGAGGCCGAAGCGGAGGACATCCTCCAGCACGGCCTCGCCAAAGCCGTGCAGCGCGCCCGCGAGATCCGCGACGATGAAAAGGCCGTGGCGTGGTTCTACCAGCTGCTGCGGCATGCGCTCGTCGATCACTATCGCGCACGCGGCGCCGCGCGCCGCCGCGACGAAGCCCTCGGCACGCTCATCACCGCGCTCGGCGACGACGTCGCACCCGCCGCGGTCGTCGAAAAGCAGCTTTGCACCTGCCTCGGCGGCGTAGTGGGCACGCTGAAGCCGCTCCAAGCCGAGTTGCTGCGCCGCGTCGATCTCGACGGCGAGCCCGTGCAGGACGCCGCCCGAGCTCTCAAGATTTCCGCCAACCACGCCAGCGTCACGCTCCACCGTGCCCGCAAGGAACTGCGCGCACGCCTCGAGGCCTTCTGCGGCGACTGCGCCGACGGCGCGTGCCTCGACTGCGACTGCGCCGATTGA